From the genome of Ziziphus jujuba cultivar Dongzao chromosome 4, ASM3175591v1:
GAACATCTGCCGATGTGTTTACTTACAGTGTTTTGATAAGTGCATTGTGTAAGGAATGCAGGTTGGACAATGCAAATGAGTTGTTTGTTGAAATGTGTGAGAGGGGTTTGGTTCCGAATGATGTTACATTTACCGCATTGATTGGTGGGCAGTGCAAGTGCGGGAGAGTTGATTTGGCCAAGGAAACGTATCAGGAAATGTTGAGGAAAAATATTATACCTGATTTGGTTACATATAATACACTTATAAATGGCCTTTGCAAGGTTGGGAATTTAGAGGAAGCCAAAAAGCTTGTTGATGCAATGAGTATTAGAGGGTTGAAGCCTGACAAGATCACTTACACTACACTTTTTGATGGATGTTTCAAAGAGGGAGATCTAGAATCAGCCCTGGAGATTAGGAAGGGAATGATGAAAGAAGGAATTGAGCTAGATGATGTTGCTTTCACAGCCCTTATTTCAGGATTGTGTAGAGAGGGAAAAGTTGCTGATGCAGAAAGAACGTTGAGGGAGATGTTGAACACCGGAATGAAACCTGATGATGCCACATATACTATGATCATTGATGGGTTTTGTAAATTGGGTGATGTGAAAATGGGATTTAATTTGCTTAGGGAGATGCAGAAAGATGGCCATGTCCCAAGTGTTGTAACCTATAATGTGCTTATGAATGGACTCTGCAAGAAAGGACAGATGAAAAATGCTAATATGCTCTTAGATGCCATGCTTAATTTGGGAGTGGTTCCAGATGACATTACCTACAATATTCTCTTAGAAGGGCATTGTAAGCATGGAAATCAACAAGGTTTTAATACATTGCGAAGAGAGAAGGGCCTGGTTTCAGATTATGCAGCTTATACTTCACTTGTAAGTGAATTCAGTAAATCATCCAAGCCTCGCCAGAAGAGATGATTGACCCAGTTTTGGAAATCAGTGATTATGAATTATTGAATGTGGTTGGTCAAACCGATGGGGGAGTTGTGTGGAAGTTAGTAACATGAATAAGGGACTTAAGAATGATTCAGATGAAAACCAAGGGACAGTGAGTTCAGTTAATTGCCAACATTCACATGTTTCCTGATCGAAAGAGCTTCCCAGTGTCTGCTCATGATTTGAGTACTAAGATAGTGAGTATTAATTTTCATGACAAGAACATTTTCTCATAGTGACTTTTGACTATATAAGATCAAGAGCAAGGAACAAGGCTTTACACAGTTGCCAAGGCATATGTCGATGGTTTGCGGAGGAGCTTTTCAGCAACTTGTTTAAGACATAGCTATTGAACAACAGAAAATCCTAGGTCAAGGAAATTATAATCAATGCACTATATTCTTCCAAGTCCAATTCAAATTAATCATGTCTCAGGATTCGTACTACATGGAATGAGAGCTTCCAATTTATCTTAGCACAATAATTGAAGGGTTGTGAAGTTCTTTGTCATACTTTCTGCTTAGCTCCTAATCACCTGATTACACTGGCAGGTACCATTTCCTTGGAAGAAATTTCGGCTTTGTAAAATAGTTGATTCCTAAACAGGATCTTAGACATTTTAATGGATGCAGTCTGATAGTGACAGGCaagattttatatgaaaattttaacaaatttactTTGGTTTAATTAAACAGTTTATTTAGTAACTTCTAAATAAGAgtaaatttgacaaatttaatttgtatttacCCTTATCTGAAGAAAATTTTGGTAGGGAGAGAAAGTGATTGGTAATTAGAATCATACTTCATACAATTCACATCCACtggtaattaaatataacaaattcatGTTAAGCTTCTGGAAATCAACATAAAGTAACAAGAAGATGACCAAAATGACAAAAGAGGCGGAAAAAATTGttcaattatcaattttttcctttttttttttttttttttttttttccttttaggtTTATGGTGATGAGTTCCAATAACATAAAaactaaatagtaaaataaaacaaacagaaGTTACATAGTTTATTAGAATTGAACGACACAACTGAAGAATTCCtcttcttaatttaatttattctttgtaGATTTATTGAGGGTGGCTTCTAATATGATCTCGTAGGCATTTTGCATGCATAACTTGAATTTGTGAGGATCTATGTGCCCTTTCTCAGTTCCAAAAGCAACCCTTAGCTCTCCCATATAACTTATTATTGAAATGTTAAGGTCCTGCAAGACAAAAGGCATGTATAAAAAGCTATAAAACTTaatacaaataaacaaatatataactaattgttaaatttttattgaacccccaaaatgatttatatttgaaataagttggtattaaaaaacaaaaaaattaaaaggtttaatatgaaaaatataaaataatacagttgTAGGCCTCTTTGGGTCATGTTAGGCTAAGACGTTGTATAAAGCCCATTAAAAAGGTCTCAGGGCTGACCATGAGGAAAGCCGTACATTTATGGTCGATTTCGGGCTCAATTCAACAGGCTCTCAGATAAAATTTTTGGCCGGGTTTATGTAGATCGGCTCAATTAGATTTTGAGCCATTAGGCATTTTTATACCAATTAATTTTACTTTgtttacaatttttctttttttaatttatattgggATGAGGGGACGTGAATTTGATAtaattgtcccaaaaaaaaaaaaaacagtgaaTTTTACATTGATTTTCCCTCTATTCGGTATATacttgttttaatattttatttggacaaAATCAATACCAAAAACGTACCTGAGGTGTACCAATCAGCATATGATATAAGCCTTTAATTGGATAATTAGCTAATGCCATTTGTTCCACTGGACCTATCATATTTGAGATTGTCATGCTGGTATTCTTCATTGTCTTGCGAATGTATCGGGATACTGCCTATATCAATATCAATCAATGGAAGATTAATATATAGTGTATATAAAGTAATGATATGTTGGGAATAttgcacattaaaaaaaatatatattaataatctaCTAAGAAACGTTACTAATCTGcaagaaactaaaatattattaattagtataaaaaatttaaaaaatagaaacttaCATCAGCGCCTCCAAGTTTCTTCATAATGTCCAGTAACATGCTAGTGAGATAAACATCGAAAGAGTTTCTCTTCCTGGCTACTAATTTTTGAGAATAGTATACAAAGTCTAGAGGATTAGAGAGTTTTTTTAAGCTTGGTATTGGAATATGCAAGAATGTAAATCGGTTTCCCCATGGCATGTCTGCTTTATGTTTGGTCATCTCCTTAATAGATTTGTAGTCTCCAAGCATCCTTGTATTCAGCAACACAAGTGCTGTACTATGTGACTCACTGCCACTGCTAATGTTGTTTGCTTCTTGACTTATGCTTATCTC
Proteins encoded in this window:
- the LOC125421952 gene encoding putative pentatricopeptide repeat-containing protein At1g09680, producing MGILRVLNSNHSLPLHHLRSFHGSCFFCFFYSTTAWYSPPPTPRIEDPTLSAISEAIKKSHGKPLDSSLKKLLPSITARQVIDLINFNPHSVSPLSLFSFFNWLSSQPNFRHTVQSYFTMTHFLCANQMLSEAKTLLRFVVSRKGKDSASSLFAAVLETKAAHHSSFVFDALMNAYTDCGFVSDAVQCLRLVRKHNFRIPFHACGYLLDKMLKTKSPMTAWSFYSEILELGFPPKVYNFNVLMHRLCRDGEVKEAQLVFDEMGKRGLRPTVVSFNTLINGYCKSGSLEEGFRLKRVMEESRTSADVFTYSVLISALCKECRLDNANELFVEMCERGLVPNDVTFTALIGGQCKCGRVDLAKETYQEMLRKNIIPDLVTYNTLINGLCKVGNLEEAKKLVDAMSIRGLKPDKITYTTLFDGCFKEGDLESALEIRKGMMKEGIELDDVAFTALISGLCREGKVADAERTLREMLNTGMKPDDATYTMIIDGFCKLGDVKMGFNLLREMQKDGHVPSVVTYNVLMNGLCKKGQMKNANMLLDAMLNLGVVPDDITYNILLEGHCKHGNQQGFNTLRREKGLVSDYAAYTSLVSEFSKSSKPRQKR